The following coding sequences lie in one Flagellimonas eckloniae genomic window:
- a CDS encoding cryptochrome/photolyase family protein: protein MKQINIIFPHQLFEKSPLFKVVAPFYIVEEYLFFKQYPFHKQKIAFHRATMKHYADFLSKDKNLDVHYIDATKDISDIRLLIPELKRQGVEHINYIDPTDNWLQKRLDKGFRENNITAICNDSPLFLNTKDELGDFFRNNKKKYHQTTFYTEQRKRQNILIEPDGKPTGGKWTFDTENRKKYPATKTPPAIQFPDVDVYYEEAKAYVAKHFPNNLGHLTEYQLYPTNFKATRSWLNQFFERRFMEFGVYEDAIVAENSILNHSVLTPMLNVGLITPKEIIDACLLYAEENNVPINSTEGFIRQIIGWREFIRGVYESRGSEERTTNFWKFKKKIPVSFYDGTTGILPIDQTIKKVMQTGYCHHIERLMVLGNFMMLCEFDPDEVYRWFMELFIDAYDWVMVTNIYGMSQFADGGLMATKPYISGSNYLMKMSNYKKGEWQATWDGLFWRFMHTHRDFFLSNPRLGMLVKMFDKMPAEKQQKHLEAGEQYLFSLENQQ from the coding sequence ATGAAACAGATTAATATCATATTTCCGCATCAACTATTTGAAAAATCACCACTTTTTAAAGTAGTTGCACCATTTTACATCGTCGAAGAATATCTGTTCTTCAAGCAATACCCTTTTCATAAGCAAAAAATAGCTTTTCACAGAGCAACAATGAAACACTATGCAGATTTCCTTTCCAAGGATAAAAATCTCGATGTACACTATATTGATGCCACAAAGGATATTTCAGATATCAGATTGCTGATTCCTGAACTGAAACGCCAAGGTGTTGAGCATATCAATTATATAGACCCAACGGATAATTGGCTTCAAAAAAGATTGGATAAAGGTTTTCGCGAAAACAACATAACAGCTATCTGCAATGATTCACCTTTATTTTTAAATACGAAGGATGAACTGGGTGATTTCTTCAGAAACAATAAAAAGAAGTACCATCAAACCACATTTTACACGGAACAACGTAAAAGACAAAACATTCTCATAGAACCAGATGGAAAGCCTACGGGTGGAAAGTGGACTTTTGATACTGAAAACAGGAAAAAATATCCGGCCACTAAAACACCTCCAGCTATTCAATTCCCGGATGTAGATGTATATTATGAAGAAGCCAAAGCCTACGTTGCTAAACATTTCCCAAACAATTTAGGACACCTTACGGAGTATCAATTATATCCAACAAACTTTAAGGCTACAAGGTCTTGGCTCAATCAATTTTTTGAGCGACGTTTTATGGAATTCGGGGTATATGAAGATGCGATTGTTGCAGAAAATTCAATACTAAATCACAGTGTATTGACACCAATGCTGAATGTAGGTTTGATTACTCCCAAAGAGATCATAGATGCTTGTCTGCTCTATGCAGAAGAAAACAATGTTCCCATCAATTCTACCGAAGGTTTTATACGCCAAATCATAGGTTGGCGAGAGTTTATACGAGGTGTTTATGAATCTAGGGGGAGTGAAGAACGTACAACCAATTTTTGGAAATTTAAAAAGAAAATACCTGTTTCTTTTTATGATGGCACTACGGGCATTCTACCTATAGACCAAACCATTAAAAAAGTGATGCAAACCGGTTATTGCCATCATATAGAACGCTTAATGGTATTGGGTAATTTTATGATGTTATGCGAGTTTGACCCAGATGAAGTATATAGATGGTTCATGGAACTTTTTATTGATGCATATGACTGGGTGATGGTAACCAATATCTATGGTATGAGCCAATTTGCAGATGGCGGGCTAATGGCGACCAAACCCTATATAAGTGGTAGTAATTATTTAATGAAAATGAGCAATTATAAAAAAGGCGAATGGCAAGCTACCTGGGATGGGCTCTTTTGGCGATTTATGCATACCCACCGTGATTTCTTTTTATCAAACCCTAGACTGGGGATGCTTGTAAAAATGTTTGATAAAATGCCAGCTGAGAAGCAACAAAAACATCTTGAAGCTGGAGAGCAATACTTATTTTCCTTAGAAAATCAACAATAA
- a CDS encoding DUF2256 domain-containing protein, which produces MKKQHLPQKICIVCERAFTWRKKWEKSWEEVKYCSERCRKNK; this is translated from the coding sequence ATGAAAAAACAACACCTTCCCCAAAAAATATGTATTGTTTGCGAGCGTGCGTTTACATGGCGCAAAAAATGGGAGAAAAGTTGGGAAGAGGTAAAATATTGTAGTGAACGCTGTAGAAAGAATAAATGA
- a CDS encoding FAD-binding domain-containing protein, whose amino-acid sequence MGLFENPGSIFPLSYTEILQRVRNVNPVKYGSTRNYVNGSVTYLSPYISRGIISTKFILSEILNQGHKPAQIEKFIQELAWRDYWQQVWIAKGEAINKDIKHKQNPVSNTAIPKAIVDGDTGIRAIDKAIKEFYETGYLHNHIRMYIAALTCNLGQSHWKVPAQWMYYHLLDADWASNALSWQWVAGANSNKKYVANQENINKYCFTDQKNTFLDVPYEAFASMPIPKILEDTRTLALKTTLPKQKTINIDEALPTCIYNFYNLDPLWKRDIAANRILLLEPSHFAHYPISQNTIDFILNISKENINGIQIYVGEFNELMMAYNLRDIYYKEHPLNKSYEGVEEPREWMFDVQGYYPSFFAYWKKCKKQLPY is encoded by the coding sequence ATGGGGTTATTTGAAAATCCAGGTTCCATATTTCCTCTTTCTTATACCGAAATCCTTCAACGCGTTAGAAATGTAAATCCTGTTAAGTATGGTTCAACACGAAACTACGTAAATGGCTCGGTCACCTATCTTTCGCCTTATATTTCAAGAGGCATTATTTCAACTAAGTTCATTCTTTCAGAGATTTTAAACCAAGGCCATAAACCTGCCCAAATTGAAAAATTTATACAAGAGTTGGCTTGGCGCGATTACTGGCAGCAGGTATGGATAGCAAAAGGCGAAGCCATCAACAAAGACATAAAACACAAACAAAATCCTGTTTCCAATACAGCTATTCCAAAAGCAATTGTAGATGGCGATACTGGTATTAGAGCTATAGACAAAGCCATTAAAGAATTTTACGAAACAGGCTATCTCCATAATCACATACGGATGTATATTGCAGCATTGACTTGTAATTTAGGACAAAGTCATTGGAAAGTGCCTGCACAATGGATGTACTACCATTTATTGGATGCAGACTGGGCAAGTAATGCGCTAAGTTGGCAATGGGTCGCTGGAGCAAATTCGAACAAAAAATATGTTGCCAATCAAGAAAACATTAATAAGTACTGTTTTACAGACCAAAAAAACACCTTTTTAGATGTGCCCTATGAAGCTTTTGCTTCTATGCCAATTCCTAAAATTCTGGAAGATACACGTACACTAGCATTGAAAACGACCTTACCAAAGCAAAAAACGATTAATATTGATGAAGCCCTTCCTACTTGCATTTATAATTTTTACAATTTAGACCCTCTTTGGAAAAGGGATATTGCTGCAAATAGAATTCTATTGTTAGAACCTTCCCATTTTGCGCACTATCCTATATCCCAAAATACAATCGATTTTATACTAAACATTTCTAAAGAAAATATAAACGGTATTCAAATCTATGTAGGAGAATTTAATGAGCTTATGATGGCATATAACCTAAGAGATATCTATTACAAGGAGCATCCTCTGAACAAAAGCTATGAAGGTGTTGAAGAACCCAGGGAATGGATGTTTGATGTGCAAGGTTATTATCCCTCTTTCTTTGCCTATTGGAAAAAATGTAAAAAACAACTTCCCTATTGA
- a CDS encoding TIGR03643 family protein, producing the protein MVETKQFTERELDRIIEMAWEDRTPFEAILFQFSVPEKDVIKIMRGNLKSSSFKRWRKRVNSGVSQKHLKKRNPNITRFKCSRQKAISGNRISKR; encoded by the coding sequence ATGGTAGAAACAAAACAGTTTACCGAAAGAGAATTGGACCGTATTATAGAAATGGCTTGGGAAGATCGTACTCCTTTTGAAGCTATTTTGTTTCAGTTTAGCGTACCAGAAAAAGATGTTATTAAGATAATGCGTGGAAATCTTAAATCTTCCAGTTTTAAACGATGGCGAAAACGTGTAAATAGTGGTGTCAGCCAAAAACACCTAAAAAAACGCAATCCAAATATTACCCGTTTTAAATGCTCGCGACAAAAGGCAATCTCAGGAAATAGAATAAGTAAACGCTAA
- a CDS encoding DUF2452 domain-containing protein codes for MKEVKKPDNIVFDSETQKYDAAIKPYATSVGAPVITATDTIAWKNRSINKVNHKIEARYLELKAEYDKMLLEFELNKLIFNAKFNFEPIIGQIYHLYKKENDETFLSIIAPEQCRFNAMGSFYLNADQIWEKIME; via the coding sequence ATGAAAGAAGTAAAAAAACCAGACAACATAGTTTTCGATTCAGAAACCCAGAAATATGATGCAGCTATCAAGCCGTATGCTACTTCTGTTGGAGCCCCTGTAATAACTGCTACAGATACTATTGCATGGAAAAATAGAAGCATCAACAAAGTAAACCATAAGATTGAAGCCCGATATTTAGAATTAAAAGCGGAATATGATAAAATGTTACTTGAGTTTGAGTTGAACAAACTCATTTTTAATGCAAAATTTAATTTTGAACCCATTATAGGCCAAATATATCATCTCTATAAAAAAGAGAATGATGAAACTTTTCTCTCCATCATAGCGCCAGAACAATGCCGCTTCAACGCTATGGGCAGTTTTTATTTGAATGCAGACCAAATCTGGGAAAAAATAATGGAATGA
- a CDS encoding Lacal_2735 family protein — protein MFGLFKKKSEKEKLQEQYKKLLKEAHTLSTTNRKLSDEKTFEAEEVMKQLEKLS, from the coding sequence ATGTTCGGATTATTTAAAAAGAAATCAGAAAAAGAAAAATTGCAAGAGCAGTACAAAAAGTTATTGAAGGAAGCTCACACATTATCTACTACCAACAGAAAATTGAGTGACGAAAAAACGTTTGAGGCTGAAGAAGTGATGAAACAGCTTGAAAAACTTAGTTAA
- a CDS encoding integrin alpha: MIDKKLFFLCFLFLFLNCSSDSEVAVDDEETSIEETNDDDDETPELKYQAEGYVKIENGSGGLVADLDSGDRFARDHDAIGDVNGDGVIDFVIGARSDDDGGIDAGAVYILFMNTDGSVLSNQKISTLEGGFDETLNAGNFFGYGVAGIGDYDGDGIPDIAVSSPVPPNNSLYIIHLNEDGTVKDFVKNENIIAQGLTAIGDINNDNRIDLVACNPGSNDGGTDRGAIDILFLNEASQVMYANTVTISSTQGGFGTGLEDGDQFGGREAAMLGDLDNDGTIEMAVGAFLSDGGKGAIWILSLDATTYNVDSKIKITDGLNGFTETLDLEENPNGTFGAQFGHAMCAAGDIDGDGITDLVTGANQQNEGNGYVLYLNADKTVKSYDKISATEGDFDLVLDAGDRFARSISYVGDLKGDGSIAINFGGGVGTGSTGSLYTLFFRPL, from the coding sequence ATGATTGACAAAAAACTCTTTTTCTTGTGTTTTCTTTTCCTTTTTTTAAACTGTAGCAGTGATTCGGAAGTAGCGGTTGATGACGAGGAAACTAGTATTGAAGAAACAAATGATGACGATGATGAAACACCAGAATTAAAGTATCAAGCTGAAGGGTATGTTAAAATAGAGAATGGCTCAGGTGGGCTTGTTGCTGATTTAGACTCAGGAGATAGGTTCGCTAGAGACCATGATGCTATAGGTGATGTTAATGGTGATGGGGTCATAGATTTTGTTATTGGTGCAAGATCGGATGATGATGGTGGAATTGATGCAGGAGCCGTTTATATCTTGTTTATGAATACTGACGGTTCCGTTTTGTCCAATCAAAAAATATCAACCTTGGAAGGTGGATTTGATGAAACTTTAAATGCTGGAAATTTCTTTGGTTATGGAGTGGCCGGTATTGGTGACTATGATGGTGACGGTATTCCAGATATTGCAGTATCATCTCCTGTCCCCCCGAATAACTCCTTATATATTATTCATCTCAACGAAGATGGAACCGTAAAAGATTTTGTCAAAAATGAAAATATAATAGCTCAAGGGTTAACAGCTATTGGAGATATCAATAACGATAATAGAATAGATTTAGTTGCTTGCAACCCAGGATCAAATGATGGTGGAACAGATCGCGGTGCTATAGATATCTTGTTTTTAAATGAAGCATCACAAGTTATGTATGCCAATACCGTAACCATTAGTTCTACACAAGGTGGTTTTGGCACAGGATTGGAGGATGGAGACCAATTTGGAGGAAGGGAAGCTGCTATGCTTGGAGATTTGGATAATGATGGAACTATAGAGATGGCTGTGGGTGCATTTTTGTCTGATGGTGGTAAAGGTGCCATATGGATACTTTCATTGGATGCAACAACTTATAATGTTGATTCCAAAATTAAAATTACTGATGGTTTAAACGGTTTTACAGAAACACTCGATTTGGAAGAGAACCCTAATGGTACTTTTGGTGCACAGTTTGGCCATGCCATGTGCGCTGCTGGAGACATTGATGGAGACGGAATTACGGATTTGGTTACGGGAGCAAATCAACAAAATGAAGGTAACGGATATGTATTGTATTTAAATGCCGATAAAACCGTAAAATCGTATGATAAAATTAGTGCAACAGAAGGTGACTTTGATTTGGTTCTTGATGCTGGAGATCGTTTTGCACGCTCTATTTCCTATGTAGGTGATTTAAAAGGTGATGGTTCCATTGCAATAAACTTTGGTGGGGGAGTAGGGACGGGAAGCACAGGTTCTTTGTACACACTTTTTTTTAGACCCTTGTAG
- a CDS encoding ricin-type beta-trefoil lectin domain protein: MKNLCILFTTLLIFSCNNDKNEDIEEPETTGNELNSPSVQTPEPVIYLADNLDEQDNLGWCIDTQGNGFSDIVHAHSCKPTGGDVQFYYNEETHQIFSAEYDGFCIEMTGGPIQGMTLNLVQSDANSSNQKFNYNSESGEFIPEGDDTLCLTVGATSASAGPYMSRTLSLEPIATTDVRLKKWVIKGTAPNPD; the protein is encoded by the coding sequence ATGAAAAACTTATGTATTCTTTTTACTACATTATTAATCTTTAGCTGTAACAATGACAAAAACGAGGATATAGAAGAACCTGAGACTACAGGGAATGAATTGAATTCCCCTAGTGTTCAAACACCAGAACCGGTTATTTATCTTGCAGATAATCTTGATGAGCAGGATAACTTGGGATGGTGCATAGACACCCAAGGAAATGGATTCAGTGATATAGTACATGCGCATTCCTGCAAACCAACAGGCGGTGATGTGCAATTTTATTATAACGAAGAAACGCATCAAATTTTTTCAGCTGAGTATGATGGTTTTTGTATAGAAATGACTGGGGGTCCTATACAGGGTATGACTTTGAACCTCGTTCAAAGTGATGCTAATTCATCAAATCAGAAATTTAATTACAATAGTGAAAGCGGTGAATTTATACCCGAAGGAGATGATACCCTTTGCCTTACTGTTGGCGCTACTAGTGCTAGTGCAGGTCCTTATATGTCTCGTACACTTTCGTTGGAACCAATTGCCACCACGGACGTACGTTTAAAAAAATGGGTAATTAAGGGTACAGCTCCAAATCCCGATTAG
- a CDS encoding sulfite exporter TauE/SafE family protein — translation MNEWYHYALLIVVGFAVGFINTIAGGGSLLSLPTLIFLGLPPSVANGTNRVAIVIQTAMATAGFKSKGISTYPFNVYLGISAFLGSIIGARIAVDIKGETFNQILAIVMLAVVLIIIFKPKMKLIEMQERLTGKYLWLSIIVFFFFGIYGGFINAGLGFLMILFMHFVNRMNLVRVNATKVVVVLIYMLSALAVFAFNDKVNWKLGFILAIGNGTGAWVASRFSVKKGDGFIKTFLVVMVVIMAIKLWFFT, via the coding sequence ATGAACGAGTGGTATCATTATGCACTTTTAATAGTTGTTGGTTTTGCTGTCGGTTTTATAAACACCATTGCAGGAGGAGGATCGTTACTTTCATTACCAACCCTAATATTTTTAGGGCTGCCCCCAAGTGTGGCCAATGGTACCAATAGGGTTGCTATTGTAATCCAGACCGCTATGGCCACTGCCGGTTTCAAGAGCAAGGGAATATCTACATATCCTTTTAATGTGTATTTGGGAATTTCGGCTTTTTTGGGGTCAATAATTGGAGCAAGAATTGCAGTTGATATCAAAGGTGAAACATTTAATCAGATTTTGGCTATCGTGATGTTAGCTGTGGTACTGATAATTATTTTTAAGCCTAAAATGAAATTGATTGAAATGCAGGAACGGCTAACAGGTAAATACTTGTGGCTTAGTATCATTGTATTCTTCTTTTTTGGGATTTATGGAGGTTTCATAAATGCAGGATTAGGTTTTTTAATGATTTTGTTCATGCATTTTGTAAATCGAATGAACCTAGTCAGGGTAAACGCCACAAAAGTGGTGGTGGTCTTGATTTACATGCTATCGGCCCTAGCCGTTTTTGCTTTTAATGACAAGGTAAATTGGAAACTTGGCTTTATTTTAGCCATTGGCAATGGAACGGGAGCATGGGTTGCTAGTCGATTTTCCGTAAAAAAAGGAGACGGGTTTATAAAAACCTTTTTAGTGGTAATGGTTGTTATCATGGCCATCAAATTATGGTTTTTTACGTAG
- a CDS encoding DegT/DnrJ/EryC1/StrS family aminotransferase — protein MPGFELFGDKERTQVQDVLDSGVLMRYGFDGMRNGHWKAKELEAALSNRMQVKYTHLVSSGTAALTIALASAGVGAGDEVIMPTFTFVASFESILALGAIPILVDVDDTLTLDPAAVEKAVTKKTKVIMPVHMCGSMADLATLKSICEKHSLLLLEDACQAIGGSYQGKPLGSIGHLGCFSFDYVKTITCGEGGALITNSDVYYENAQKYSDHGHDHIGNDRGAEQHPFLGYNFRISELHAAVGLAQVSRLDKFLKLQERNYTIVREALSSIPEVTFRRVPEGGVENYSFLSFYLPTKEITQKVHKSLGTNGIDACFYWYDNNWHYYRKWEHLTNLESLGKLPNEVKNNLPDYSSADFSASDQWIGRTISCLIKLSWTAEEVQQRAKKMVEIIKQVV, from the coding sequence ATGCCGGGATTTGAACTTTTTGGAGATAAAGAACGCACTCAGGTACAGGACGTGCTTGATTCTGGAGTTTTGATGCGATATGGGTTTGATGGAATGCGCAATGGGCATTGGAAAGCGAAAGAACTAGAAGCAGCACTTTCAAATCGAATGCAGGTGAAGTATACACATTTGGTCAGTAGTGGAACGGCTGCGCTGACCATAGCTTTAGCCAGTGCTGGAGTGGGTGCTGGAGATGAGGTGATCATGCCTACGTTTACTTTCGTTGCAAGTTTTGAATCCATATTGGCCTTAGGTGCCATCCCCATTTTAGTTGATGTGGATGATACCCTTACCCTAGATCCAGCAGCAGTGGAAAAAGCAGTAACCAAGAAAACGAAAGTGATCATGCCTGTACACATGTGTGGTTCCATGGCTGACTTGGCAACATTAAAATCAATCTGTGAAAAACATAGTCTATTATTGTTGGAAGATGCTTGCCAGGCAATAGGAGGGAGCTATCAGGGAAAACCCTTGGGCAGCATTGGTCATTTAGGCTGTTTTTCTTTTGATTATGTAAAAACGATAACCTGTGGAGAAGGTGGAGCATTGATAACCAATAGTGATGTCTATTACGAAAATGCCCAAAAATATTCTGATCATGGACATGACCACATCGGCAATGACAGGGGAGCTGAGCAACATCCCTTTTTAGGTTATAATTTTAGAATTTCCGAGTTACATGCAGCGGTAGGCTTGGCTCAGGTTTCACGGTTGGATAAATTTTTGAAACTCCAAGAACGGAACTATACTATTGTAAGAGAAGCGTTATCCTCCATTCCTGAAGTAACTTTTAGGCGTGTACCTGAAGGAGGCGTAGAAAACTATTCATTTTTAAGCTTTTATCTACCCACTAAGGAAATCACTCAAAAAGTGCATAAATCCTTGGGTACTAATGGAATTGATGCCTGTTTTTATTGGTATGATAATAATTGGCATTACTATCGAAAATGGGAGCATCTGACCAATTTGGAATCTTTGGGAAAACTGCCCAATGAAGTCAAAAATAATTTACCGGATTACTCAAGTGCAGATTTTTCAGCTTCTGACCAATGGATAGGACGAACCATTTCATGTTTGATTAAACTAAGTTGGACAGCCGAAGAAGTTCAACAGCGTGCCAAAAAAATGGTTGAAATTATTAAACAAGTAGTTTAA
- the ribB gene encoding 3,4-dihydroxy-2-butanone-4-phosphate synthase has product MVTKEKKIKLHAIEDAIEDIRQGKVIIVVDDENRENEGDFLAAAELITPETINFMAKHGRGLICAPLTEGRCEELGLHMMVTHNSDPLETAFTVSVDLRGNGVTTGISASDRAKTVIALTEKNTKPHELARPGHIFPLIAKEGGVLRRTGHTEAAIDFARLADLKPAGVIVEIMNEDGSMARLPELIKVAEKFDLKIVSIEDLIAYRMEHDSLIERKEAFDIKTRFGDFRLRAYKQTTNDQVHIALVRGTWKSGDPILTRINSTLVNNDMLGTLTNNPDETLHKMFTALNAEEKSAMIFINQGNQNVNLLSRLAEFKKLQSPEGITKAPKIEMDNKDFGIGAQILHDLNISKIRLLTNSGKTRRVGMVGYGLEIVEYVNY; this is encoded by the coding sequence ATGGTGACTAAGGAAAAGAAGATAAAATTGCACGCAATAGAAGATGCTATTGAGGACATCAGGCAAGGAAAGGTCATAATCGTCGTGGATGATGAAAACCGAGAGAATGAAGGCGATTTTTTGGCGGCTGCCGAATTGATTACCCCCGAGACCATAAACTTTATGGCCAAGCATGGACGCGGTCTTATTTGTGCACCACTTACTGAAGGTAGGTGCGAAGAATTGGGGCTCCATATGATGGTCACACACAACTCCGACCCTCTAGAAACCGCTTTTACAGTTTCCGTAGACCTTAGAGGTAATGGTGTCACCACAGGTATTTCGGCATCCGATCGGGCCAAAACAGTTATTGCACTTACAGAGAAGAATACCAAACCGCATGAATTGGCTAGACCTGGACATATTTTCCCATTGATTGCAAAGGAAGGTGGTGTTCTAAGGAGAACGGGGCATACAGAAGCTGCTATTGATTTTGCCAGATTGGCAGATCTTAAACCAGCAGGAGTGATTGTTGAAATCATGAATGAAGATGGTAGTATGGCACGCTTACCCGAGCTTATTAAGGTAGCCGAAAAGTTTGATTTAAAGATTGTTTCCATTGAGGATTTGATTGCCTATCGCATGGAACATGATAGCCTTATTGAACGAAAGGAGGCTTTTGATATAAAAACCAGGTTTGGAGATTTTCGCTTACGTGCTTACAAGCAAACCACCAACGACCAAGTACATATCGCTTTGGTTCGTGGTACCTGGAAAAGTGGGGATCCCATTTTAACGCGGATAAATTCCACTCTGGTGAACAATGATATGCTGGGTACTTTGACCAATAATCCTGATGAAACATTGCATAAAATGTTCACCGCGCTCAATGCTGAGGAAAAAAGCGCCATGATATTCATTAACCAAGGGAATCAAAATGTGAATCTGCTGAGTCGTTTGGCCGAATTCAAAAAATTACAGTCCCCGGAAGGAATTACCAAGGCTCCAAAAATTGAAATGGACAACAAGGATTTTGGTATTGGAGCACAAATTCTTCACGATCTCAACATTTCCAAAATTAGATTGCTTACCAATTCCGGGAAAACCCGTCGTGTGGGTATGGTGGGCTATGGTTTGGAAATTGTAGAATATGTGAATTATTAA
- a CDS encoding LptF/LptG family permease produces the protein MVIFIFQGIWLFIDDLAGKGLGIVIIGKFLFYYMPSLVDKVLPLTVLLSSILTFGTFAENYEFAAMKASGISLQRGMRSLIVYVIFLGGVTFFFANNVIPKSEQKTYNLRRNIAKVKPAAAITEGVFSDFEGTGEGMNIKVDKKYGEQDRFLDNVIIHKKTKQSINNTVIKAEAGELISSEDSDIIQLVLKDGNYYEELISKSTKEKRKHPFAKSKFETYTINIDVSELNNQDFDEDRNVTTDKMKNVGRLIKDIDSLKKNNLEKVEAFSKNIVTRMGAFYNPAKIDSTKRKQSNTNLIKDVVQNDVDDLVKQNKPKTDSIETIDQLLSKLKEYQHTQTINRAKNSVSSILTTVVAKKDELQKRFKFYNSHILSLHKKYALAFSCIILFFVGAPLGAIIRKGGLGLPMVIAIVLFLTYYFIGVFAGNYAKEGNIHPALGAWLSTLIMLPLGIFLTKRATADRGLTGFGHIIDIVKGFFKKKEKVSEK, from the coding sequence ATGGTCATATTCATCTTTCAGGGTATATGGCTTTTTATAGATGATTTAGCTGGAAAAGGTCTTGGTATCGTTATTATTGGCAAGTTTCTTTTTTACTATATGCCCAGTCTGGTAGATAAGGTGTTACCCCTTACCGTGCTGCTTTCTTCCATTCTTACCTTTGGTACTTTTGCAGAAAATTATGAGTTTGCGGCAATGAAGGCTTCTGGCATTTCTTTACAGAGAGGCATGCGAAGTCTCATTGTATATGTGATTTTCTTGGGAGGCGTAACCTTTTTTTTCGCAAACAATGTTATTCCAAAATCAGAACAAAAAACCTATAACCTAAGAAGGAATATTGCCAAAGTAAAACCTGCAGCCGCAATCACAGAGGGTGTTTTTAGTGATTTTGAAGGCACAGGTGAAGGAATGAACATCAAGGTGGATAAGAAGTACGGAGAACAAGATCGTTTCTTGGACAATGTTATTATTCACAAGAAAACCAAACAAAGTATCAATAATACAGTAATCAAAGCCGAGGCTGGTGAATTGATCAGTAGTGAGGATTCAGATATTATCCAATTGGTATTAAAAGATGGAAACTACTACGAAGAATTAATATCAAAATCAACCAAGGAAAAAAGAAAACACCCATTTGCCAAATCAAAATTTGAGACCTATACAATTAATATTGATGTTTCGGAACTGAACAATCAAGATTTTGATGAAGACCGTAATGTTACCACGGACAAGATGAAAAATGTAGGGCGCTTGATCAAGGATATTGATTCTTTAAAAAAGAACAACTTAGAAAAAGTTGAAGCTTTCTCTAAAAATATCGTTACCAGAATGGGAGCTTTTTACAATCCTGCAAAAATAGATTCCACTAAACGAAAACAATCCAATACGAATCTTATCAAAGATGTTGTACAAAATGATGTGGATGATTTGGTCAAGCAAAACAAGCCCAAAACGGATAGCATTGAGACAATAGATCAGCTTTTATCAAAACTTAAGGAATATCAGCACACACAAACGATTAACAGAGCTAAAAACTCCGTTTCCAGTATTTTAACAACGGTCGTTGCCAAAAAAGATGAATTGCAGAAAAGGTTTAAGTTCTATAACAGTCATATTTTGTCCTTGCATAAAAAATATGCCCTTGCATTTTCGTGTATTATTCTATTCTTTGTGGGAGCACCATTAGGTGCAATTATTAGAAAAGGAGGACTTGGACTACCTATGGTCATTGCTATTGTTTTATTTTTGACCTACTATTTTATTGGTGTTTTTGCAGGGAATTATGCCAAAGAAGGAAACATTCACCCTGCGCTTGGCGCATGGCTTTCAACCTTGATCATGCTCCCACTTGGCATCTTTTTAACCAAAAGGGCAACCGCAGACAGGGGGCTTACCGGTTTTGGACATATTATAGATATAGTAAAAGGTTTTTTTAAAAAGAAAGAAAAAGTTTCTGAAAAATAA